A single genomic interval of Natator depressus isolate rNatDep1 chromosome 14, rNatDep2.hap1, whole genome shotgun sequence harbors:
- the LOC141998734 gene encoding uncharacterized protein LOC141998734 isoform X3: MVSESSEENPCPAGPEQMEPKGMLLGRCEGDDSQIPGQGQAQETQCRPEKQQGSPLGKTLGESTCQGGVLEEPNEAMIQPRTCTKEKRFECAECRKRFSCKEHLVRHLRVHTGETPYHCPECGKQFNDQSILIRHQRTHTGERPYKCPNCKKCFSQRSGLITHQTVHTGERCHKCPDCGQTFTQRGHVTRHRRTHTGERPFGCPECGKKFASTSDLIIHQRIHTGEKPYNCPDCGKSFSHSHHLTDHRGVHTGERPYTCPDCGESFKSKSGFKVHWRRHTGECPYQCSVCGERYKTRNSLTCHMKHHTE; this comes from the coding sequence ATGGTGAGTGAGAGCAGTGAAGAGAATCCTTGTCCGGCAGGTCCTGAGCAAATGGAACCAAAGGGGATGTTGCTGGGAAGGTGTGAAGGGGATGATTCTCAGATTCCTGGGCAAGGACAAGCCCAAGAAACACAGTGCAGAccagagaagcagcagggaaGCCCCCTAGGGAAGACACTGGGTGAATCCACTTGCCAAGGGGGAGTTTTGGAAGAACCTAATGAGGCCATGATCCAGCCGAGAACCTGCACTAAGGAGAAGCGATTCGAATGTGCTGAGTGCAGGAAACGCTTTAGTTGTAAAGAACACCTTGTTAGACATCTGAGAGTCCACACGGGAGAGACCCCCTATcactgccctgagtgtgggaaacaatTCAATGACCAATCAatccttattagacatcagagaacccatacaggagagagaccctataagtgCCCCAACTGCAAAAAATGCTTCAGTCAGAGGTCAggccttattacacatcagacagtccacacaggagagagatgcCATAAATGTCCTGACTGTGGACAAACCTTCACTCAGAGAGGGCATGTCACTAGACATCGGAGGACTCACACAGGCGAGAGACCCTTTGGATGCCCAGAGTGTGGAAAAAAGTTCGCTTCCACCTCTGACCTTATtatacatcagagaatccacacaggagagaaaccctacaacTGCCCtgactgcgggaaaagcttcagtcacaGCCATCACCTTACTGACCATCGGggagtccacacaggagagagaccctataccTGCCCTGACTGTGGGGAAAGCTTCAAAAGTAAATCTGGTTTCAAAGTCCATTGGAGAAGGCACACGGGAGAGTGCCCCTATCAATGTTCCGTCTGTGGGGAAAGGTACAAAACCAGGAACTCTCTAACGTGTCACATGAAACACCACACAGAATAG